One Ornithinicoccus hortensis genomic window, GGGTAGTCGCCCAGCCGGGAACGGCCGTCCAGGAAGCCCAGCTCGAGGACCACCTCGACCCCGACGACACTGCCGCCGCAGCGTTCCACCAGGTCGCAGGTGGCCGCCGCGGTGCCGCCGGTGGCCAGCACGTCGTCGACGACCAGCACCCGTTGTGCGGGCCGGATCGCGTCCTCGTGGACCTCGACCGTGGCGCTGCCGTACTCCAGGTCGTAGCTGACCGAGTGGGTCGCGCCGGGCAGCTTGCCCTCCTTGCGGACCAGGGCGAACCCGACCTCCAGCTCGTGCGCCACGACGGCGCCGATGATGAAGCCGCGCGCCTCGATGCCGACGACGACGTCGACGCCGCCGCGGTGCCGCCGCACGACGTCCCGGACCACCCGGGTCCGCAGCGCCGGGTCCAGCAGCACCGGCGTGAAGTCCTTGAACACCACCCCGGGCTCGGGGAAGTCCGGGATGGAACGCAACGCGGCGTCCACGTCGCGGGCCAGCGACTCGTCGTGGTGGGACTCCTGTCCCGCCTGGTCGGTGCTCGACATCTCGCTCCTCGGCGCGTCCCGCTCAGCGCCGGGAGCGGGGGGCCCGCCGCGGCTGGTTGCGGGGTCCCCGCTGGGCCATCGGGTGGATCTGCCGGCCGGTGGTGCTCGGCTGACCCTCCGCACGGGCCGGGGAGCCGGCTTCCTCGTCCGCGCCGGTGCCGGCGACGTTGGCCGCGAGCGGGGCACCGACCTCGTCGACCTCCACCTCCGGGTCGGCCTCGACCGCGGGTTCGGGGTCCGGCTCGAGGCGGCGCTTGCGGGCCACCTTCTTGTCCAGGTCCTTGATCTCCTCCTCGTTCTGGCGCAGGTGCACCAGCAGCGGGGTGGCGATGAAGATCGAGGAGTAGGTGCCGACCGCGATTCCGATGAACAACGCGGTGGACAGGTCCAGCAGCGTGCCCGGACCGATGAAGAAGATGCCGACCACCAGGATCGCGGCCACCGGCAGCAGGGCCACCACAGAGGTGTTGATCGACCGGATCATCGTCTGGTTGACCGCCAGGTTGGCCGCCTCGGCATACGTCTGCCGCTTGGTGTCGAAGGCGTGCTCGGTGTTCTCCTTGACCTTGTCGAAGACCACGATCGTGTCGTAGATCGAGTAGCCGAGGATGGTCAGGAAGCCGATCATCGACGCCGGGGAGATCTCGATGCCCACCAGGGCGTAGATGCCGACGGTGAAGACCACGTCGTGCAGCAGCGCCACGAGCGCCGCGACCGCCATCTTCAGGGTGCGGAAGTAGAACGCCAGGACGATGGTGACCAGCAGGAGGAAGACCACGAGGGCCTGGATGGCCTTGGTGGTGACGGTGTCACCCCACGACGGACCCACCAGCGAGCTGGTGACGTTGTCGCCGGGGACACCGAACTCCTCGGCCAGGGCGGCGGCGCTCTGGTTGGCCTGCTCCGGGGTCATCTCCCCGGTCTGGATCCGGATGGTCTCGGTGCCGATGGTGGTGGCGGCGACCTCGCCCGAGGAGGGCGCGATCTCGCTGACCACCTCATCGGACCGCGACTCGTAGTCCTCCATCTGGGAGACCCCGCCGACCCGCAGCTCGGTGCCGCCGGTGAACTCGATGCCGAAGTTGAGCCCCCGGCCGAAGATGCCGAGGAAGGAGACCACGAGCAGGATGCCCGCGATCCCGTACCAGACGTTGCGGCGGCCGACGACCGCCACCGACCGCTTGCCGGTGAACAGGTCGTTGCCGAGTTGGGCGAAACTGGCCATCAGACGATCCCTCCCTCGAGTTCCTCGCGGGTGTGCCGGGGTTTCTTGGGCTCGGGCGCGGAGAACCTGCCGCGCCCCAGGTAGGTGGACCGTTTGGCACCCAGTCGCTCCGGGTCCATCCCGGACCACTTGTGGCCCTGCCCGAAGAACTCGGTGTTGGCCAGGATGCTGACGACCGGGTGGGTGAACATGATGACGACCAACAGGTCGATCACCGTGGTGAGGCCCAGCGTGAACGCGAAGGCCTTCACCCCGGCCTCGGACAGGAAGTACAGCACGCTGGCGGCGATCAGGTTGACCGCGTCGGAGATGATGATCGTGCCGCGGGCGCGCCGCCAGCCGGTGTCCACGGCATACCGCAGTGGTCGCCCGGCGCGGACCTCGTCTCTGATCCGTTCGAAGTAGACGATGAAGCTGTCCGCGGTCACACCGATCGCCACGATCACACCCGTGACCCCGGCCATGGTGAGTCTGAAGTTGTGGGTCGTGCCGAGCAGTGTGATGGTCCCGTAGGTCAGCGCGGTGGCCACGAGGAGCGAGCCGACGGTGACCAGGCCCAGGGCGCGGTACTGCAACAGCGAGTAGATGAAGACCAGCACCAGACCGATGATGCCGGCGATGATGCCCAGCCGGAGCTGCTCGCCGCCGAGGGTGGGGCTGATCTGCTCGCTGGTCTGGATGGTGAAGGACATCGGCAGCGCACCGAACTTCAGCTGGTTGGCCAGCAGCTCGGCGGACTCGTTGGTGAAGCCGCCGGCGATGCTCGCGGTGCCGTTCGGGATCGCCTCGTTGACTCCCGGCGCCGAGATCACCTCGCGATCCAGCACGATCGCGAACCGGTTGCGAGCGTCCTGCTTGGAGATGGCGGCCAGCCGGGCCGTGATCTCGCGGAACGCCTCGGTGCCCTCGGCGTCGAAGGTGAGGCTGACCTGCACCCGACCCGTCGGGCCGGCCTGGCCCATCTCCAGGCCGGAGGACGCGTCGGTCACCGACGCGCCGGTCACCTCGGAGGGGCCGAGGATGAACTTCTCCAGGCCGCCGGAGGAGCAGGCCACCGTCGCCACGGCGGGGTTCTCGCTGGTCGCGTCGTAGGCGGCCTCCGGGTCCGAGCAGTCCAGGTCCATGAACTCCTGCTGCAGCTCGGGGGTGACCCAGGCCAGGTCGCTGGCGTCCGTCGGGGTCGGCAGGTCCGTGTCCTCCGGGCCCTCGGTGGACACGGCGTCGTCGGTGGTCTGCTCGTCGTCGGCGCCGGTGGCCCCGGGGGCATCGGTGGCCGTGGCCTCGTCCGCCGCGTCACCGGCTGCGAGCAGGCCCTCGGGGTAGGCGCCGTCGGTGACGGTCGCGCCGTCCTCCCCGCTCCCCTCGGGCACGCTCACGGACGGTTCGCCGCCGGTCGCGTCGTCGGTGGCCTCGTCGCCGGTGGCCGCGGGGTCGTCGGTGGACCCGGTGGGCATCGGCAGCTCACGGGTGGGCGTCGGCGGGGTGGTCTCCATCGGCTGGGTGGCCTGCGCGACCAGGACCGCGCGGAACTGCAGCTGGGAGGAGCGGCTCAACGCATCGAGCTGGTCCTGGGTGGGGTTGCCGGGGATCGCCACCGAGATGCTGGTGGCCCCCAGGCGGGACACCTCGGCCTCGGCGACGCCGTTGCCGTCGATCCGGCGCCGGATGATGTCGATGGCCTGGTCGACCGTCTCGGCACTGATGTCGGCATCGCCCTCCACGACCGGCTCCAGCACGATCTGGCGTCCGCCGGCCAGGTCCAACCCCAAGAGCGGGGTGAGCTGGCCCGGGGGGTTGCTCCACAGCTTGGCGGCACCGACGCCGCCGAAGACGAGGGCGATGATGAAGCCCAGGGCGATGATGGTCCTGATCGAGGTGCGGTTACGTCCGCTCTTGGTCTTCTTGGCCATCAACGCATCACTCCGTGGGCTCGTTGTCGGTCCCCGCCTGGTCCGACATACCGGCCCGCGGGGAGCGCACGATCGCCCGGCGGTCCCACTCGAGCTGGACTCCGGGGGCGACCTCGAGCCGGACGACGCCGTCCTCCAACGCCGCGATCCGGCCGTAGAGGCCGGTGCTGGTCATCACCTCGTCGCCGACCTGGAACTCCGACTGCATCTGCTGCATGGCCTTGGCCTTGCGACGCTGGGAGAAGATCATGTAGGCGATGAGCAGCAGGGGCAGCGCCAGCAGGAGCAGCGTCCCGAAGCCACCCCCCTGCGGCGTGCTCGCCGCGGCCTGAAACGACATGGTGGGTCCTTATAAACGTCCGTTGGAGCAGCACCCGTGGAGGGCCGCCAGGGGCACGCATCACACGGCGTGCACCCGGGGCAGTCTAGGTGAGCGACCGGGAGCCACCAAAGACGCCCCGCGGTTCGGCGGGTCTGTTGCCCGAATCGTGACCTGCCCGGATGCCGGTGCCCAGGGGCGGTCAGCCGCTGAACCGGCCGACGTCCCCGCTCAGCGGCAGCGTGTCCTGGCTGCCGGCGCCGGCGCCGGGGGAACCCTGCGGCGGGGTCAGGCCCAGGTGCTGCCAGGCCAGTGGCGAGGCGGCCCGCCCGCGCGGCGTGCGCACCATGAACCCCTCGCGGACCAGGAAGGGCTCGGCCACCGTCTCGACCGTGTCCGGCTCCTCCCCCACGGCGACCGCCAGGGTGCTCAGCCCGACCGGGCCGCCGCCGAACCGCTGGCACAGGGCCTCCAGGACCGCGCGGTCCAGGCGGTCGAGCCCCCGGGCGTCCACGTCGAACAGGTCCAGGGCTGCCTCGGCGGCGGGGAGGTCCACGACGTGCCGTCCGTGCACCTGGGCCCAGTCGCGCACCCGCCGCAGCAGCCGGTTCGCGATCCGGGGTGTGCCGCGGGACCGCGAGGCGATCTGCTCGACGCCGGCCGGGTCGGCCTCGATCTCCAGCAACGTGGCGTTCCGGGTCAGGATCTTGACCAGGTCCTCGGTGCTGTAGAAGTCGAGGTGTCCGGTGAAGCCGAACCGGTCGCGCAGCGGGGCCGGGAGCAGGCCGGACCGGGTGGTGGCCCCGACGACGGTGAAGGGTGGGAGCTCCAGCGGGATCGCGGTGGCGCCCGGCCCCTTGCCGACGATCACGTCCACCCGGAAGTCCTCCATCGCCAGGTAGAGCATCTCCTCCGCGGGCCGGGACATCCGGTGGATCTCGTCGAGGAAGAGCACCTCCCCCTCACTCATCGAGGAGAGCACGGCCGCCAGGTCACCGGCGTGCTGGATGGCCGGTCCGCTGGTGATCCGGATCGGCTGCTCCAACTCGGCCGCGATGATCATCGCCAGCGTGGTCTTGCCCAGCCCGGGCGGGCCGGACAGCAGGACGTGGTCCGGCGGTGCCTGGCGGCGCCGGGCGGCCTCCAGGACCAGGCCCAGCTGGTCGCGGACCCGCTGCTGGCCCGGGAAGTCGGTCAGCCGGCGGGGCCGCAGCGCCGCCTCGATCCGGCGCTCCTCCTCGCTGGAGTCGGCATCCACCACGCGCGCCGTCGCGTCCAGCGACCCGTCGTCCCAACCGCCGTCGCTCCCCCACCGGTCGTCGCCGGGGCCCTCCGGCACACCCCCGGTCACCGGCCGAGCTCCCGCAACGCGGCGCGCAACAGCTCGGAGACCTGGGTGGGCGCGTCCGGACCCGCGGCAACGCGGCCGAGGGCGTCCTCGGCCTGCTTGGCGCTCCAGCCGAGGCCGACCAGCGCCTCCCGCACCTGCTCCTGCGCGGCGCCCAGGGCGGCGGCTGGGGTGGCTGCCGGGGCACCCTCGGGCTGGTCGACGCCGACCATGATCTTGTCGCGCAGCTCCAGGACGAGCCGCTCGGCACTCTTCTTGCCGATCCCGGGGACCTTGGTCAGCGCGGCCAGGTCGCCGGTGGAGATGGCCCT contains:
- a CDS encoding adenine phosphoribosyltransferase yields the protein MSSTDQAGQESHHDESLARDVDAALRSIPDFPEPGVVFKDFTPVLLDPALRTRVVRDVVRRHRGGVDVVVGIEARGFIIGAVVAHELEVGFALVRKEGKLPGATHSVSYDLEYGSATVEVHEDAIRPAQRVLVVDDVLATGGTAAATCDLVERCGGSVVGVEVVLELGFLDGRSRLGDYPVTALLTD
- the secF gene encoding protein translocase subunit SecF, translating into MASFAQLGNDLFTGKRSVAVVGRRNVWYGIAGILLVVSFLGIFGRGLNFGIEFTGGTELRVGGVSQMEDYESRSDEVVSEIAPSSGEVAATTIGTETIRIQTGEMTPEQANQSAAALAEEFGVPGDNVTSSLVGPSWGDTVTTKAIQALVVFLLLVTIVLAFYFRTLKMAVAALVALLHDVVFTVGIYALVGIEISPASMIGFLTILGYSIYDTIVVFDKVKENTEHAFDTKRQTYAEAANLAVNQTMIRSINTSVVALLPVAAILVVGIFFIGPGTLLDLSTALFIGIAVGTYSSIFIATPLLVHLRQNEEEIKDLDKKVARKRRLEPDPEPAVEADPEVEVDEVGAPLAANVAGTGADEEAGSPARAEGQPSTTGRQIHPMAQRGPRNQPRRAPRSRR
- the secD gene encoding protein translocase subunit SecD: MAKKTKSGRNRTSIRTIIALGFIIALVFGGVGAAKLWSNPPGQLTPLLGLDLAGGRQIVLEPVVEGDADISAETVDQAIDIIRRRIDGNGVAEAEVSRLGATSISVAIPGNPTQDQLDALSRSSQLQFRAVLVAQATQPMETTPPTPTRELPMPTGSTDDPAATGDEATDDATGGEPSVSVPEGSGEDGATVTDGAYPEGLLAAGDAADEATATDAPGATGADDEQTTDDAVSTEGPEDTDLPTPTDASDLAWVTPELQQEFMDLDCSDPEAAYDATSENPAVATVACSSGGLEKFILGPSEVTGASVTDASSGLEMGQAGPTGRVQVSLTFDAEGTEAFREITARLAAISKQDARNRFAIVLDREVISAPGVNEAIPNGTASIAGGFTNESAELLANQLKFGALPMSFTIQTSEQISPTLGGEQLRLGIIAGIIGLVLVFIYSLLQYRALGLVTVGSLLVATALTYGTITLLGTTHNFRLTMAGVTGVIVAIGVTADSFIVYFERIRDEVRAGRPLRYAVDTGWRRARGTIIISDAVNLIAASVLYFLSEAGVKAFAFTLGLTTVIDLLVVIMFTHPVVSILANTEFFGQGHKWSGMDPERLGAKRSTYLGRGRFSAPEPKKPRHTREELEGGIV
- the yajC gene encoding preprotein translocase subunit YajC, encoding MSFQAAASTPQGGGFGTLLLLALPLLLIAYMIFSQRRKAKAMQQMQSEFQVGDEVMTSTGLYGRIAALEDGVVRLEVAPGVQLEWDRRAIVRSPRAGMSDQAGTDNEPTE
- the ruvB gene encoding Holliday junction branch migration DNA helicase RuvB, encoding MPEGPGDDRWGSDGGWDDGSLDATARVVDADSSEEERRIEAALRPRRLTDFPGQQRVRDQLGLVLEAARRRQAPPDHVLLSGPPGLGKTTLAMIIAAELEQPIRITSGPAIQHAGDLAAVLSSMSEGEVLFLDEIHRMSRPAEEMLYLAMEDFRVDVIVGKGPGATAIPLELPPFTVVGATTRSGLLPAPLRDRFGFTGHLDFYSTEDLVKILTRNATLLEIEADPAGVEQIASRSRGTPRIANRLLRRVRDWAQVHGRHVVDLPAAEAALDLFDVDARGLDRLDRAVLEALCQRFGGGPVGLSTLAVAVGEEPDTVETVAEPFLVREGFMVRTPRGRAASPLAWQHLGLTPPQGSPGAGAGSQDTLPLSGDVGRFSG
- the ruvA gene encoding Holliday junction branch migration protein RuvA, producing MISSVRGTVLHVGLNHVVIEVGGVGLQVHTTPATAAECRTGTEARLATTLVVREESLTLYGFPGAEGRALFEQVQTVSGVGPRLALAMLSVHAPEEVRRAISTGDLAALTKVPGIGKKSAERLVLELRDKIMVGVDQPEGAPAATPAAALGAAQEQVREALVGLGWSAKQAEDALGRVAAGPDAPTQVSELLRAALRELGR